In Lysobacter luteus, a single window of DNA contains:
- a CDS encoding IMPACT family protein, with translation MSLDTLPHAVRHEIEVKHSRFLAIAGPATTPEAALAFIATVGTADATHNCWAYRIGGLYRSSDDGEPAGTAGRPILAAIDGQGFDQVAVVVTRWYGGIKLGAGGLVRAYGGCAAECLRTAPREPLVETRELRLSYPFEHTGVVHAALAAHEAEKLDETFDSSGATLTLRLPSGRVDALRVHLRDATRDQVSVDDAP, from the coding sequence ATGAGCCTGGACACCCTGCCGCACGCGGTCCGACACGAAATCGAGGTCAAGCACAGCCGCTTCCTCGCCATCGCCGGTCCCGCCACGACGCCCGAGGCCGCGCTGGCCTTCATCGCGACGGTCGGGACGGCCGACGCCACGCACAACTGCTGGGCCTACCGGATCGGCGGGTTGTACCGCTCCAGCGACGATGGCGAACCGGCGGGTACCGCGGGCCGGCCGATCCTCGCCGCCATCGATGGCCAGGGCTTCGACCAGGTCGCGGTGGTGGTGACGCGCTGGTACGGCGGCATCAAGCTCGGCGCCGGCGGCCTGGTACGTGCCTACGGCGGCTGTGCCGCCGAATGCCTGCGCACCGCGCCGCGGGAACCATTGGTCGAAACCCGCGAATTGCGCCTGAGCTACCCGTTCGAACACACCGGTGTCGTCCACGCCGCGCTGGCCGCGCACGAGGCCGAAAAGCTCGACGAGACCTTCGATTCCAGCGGCGCGACCCTGACGCTGCGCTTGCCAAGCGGCCGCGTCGATGCGCTGCGCGTCCACCTGCGCGATGCCACCCGTGACCAGGTAAGCGTCGACGACGCCCCGTAA